In Oligoflexus sp., the following proteins share a genomic window:
- a CDS encoding pyridoxamine 5'-phosphate oxidase family protein: MDSKVKEARHEAWQHLQKLIKDVETAMLTTISGEDFLRSRPMITQETDDTGVLWFFTNDHQAKAQELEEDPRVNVSYSNPSANRYVSVSGLGEVVHDEEMKRKLWKPILKAWFPDGVDDPHLSLLKVYIEKAEFWDAPASTWVEVAGFAKALLTGKPYEASRQEHDTINLVDPSGLSQQT; the protein is encoded by the coding sequence ATGGATAGCAAAGTGAAAGAGGCCAGGCACGAGGCCTGGCAGCATCTGCAAAAGCTGATCAAAGATGTGGAAACGGCGATGCTGACGACGATATCGGGCGAAGATTTTCTGAGAAGCCGCCCTATGATTACGCAGGAGACCGATGACACGGGCGTGCTTTGGTTCTTCACCAACGATCATCAGGCGAAGGCCCAGGAGCTTGAAGAAGATCCGCGCGTCAATGTCAGCTACAGCAATCCCAGTGCGAACCGCTACGTCTCGGTCAGCGGACTTGGTGAAGTGGTCCATGACGAAGAGATGAAGCGCAAACTCTGGAAGCCCATCCTGAAGGCCTGGTTTCCAGACGGGGTGGACGACCCGCATCTCTCGCTCCTGAAGGTCTATATTGAGAAGGCGGAGTTCTGGGACGCTCCGGCCAGCACCTGGGTGGAGGTGGCTGGCTTTGCCAAGGCGCTTCTGACCGGTAAGCCCTATGAGGCTTCGCGTCAGGAACATGATACGATTAATTTGGTCGATCCGTCCGGTTTGTCGCAGCAAACATAG
- a CDS encoding PA2169 family four-helix-bundle protein — MQNEQSVEQLNRLLRGELSAIETYEQALQKVKDATTTDTLRRLAEDHRSAADILRQQVALCGGTPDHDSGAWGVWARTVEGTASLLGDNLALKALKEGEEHGLKEYQDVAADDSIPYSARNLITSDLLTRQRQHIGVLDRVMATLS; from the coding sequence ATGCAGAACGAACAGTCGGTAGAACAGCTGAACCGCTTGTTGCGCGGCGAACTTTCCGCGATCGAGACTTATGAGCAAGCCCTGCAAAAAGTGAAGGATGCCACCACCACCGACACGCTGCGGCGTCTGGCGGAAGACCATCGCTCCGCGGCCGACATCCTGCGTCAGCAGGTGGCGTTGTGCGGCGGCACGCCCGATCATGACTCAGGAGCGTGGGGCGTATGGGCCCGAACAGTTGAAGGCACCGCCAGTCTTTTGGGCGATAACCTTGCTCTGAAAGCTTTGAAGGAAGGCGAAGAGCACGGACTCAAGGAATATCAGGACGTGGCTGCGGATGACAGCATTCCTTATTCCGCCCGCAATCTGATCACCTCGGATCTTCTGACTCGGCAGCGTCAACACATTGGTGTTCTGGATCGCGTAATGGCGACACTCTCTTAA